The genomic interval CCGCCGGACGCCGAGACCGCGCCGCGTCGAGCTGTTCGAGGGGAGCTTGGATCGCAGCCCTTCGGCGGCCTGGGGGCGGTCCATGTCGTAATACAGCTCAAACGGGTGGTCTCCTCCAGGCACCAGGAACCGAACCGCAGTGCCACGGCCGCGCTCGCTGCCTGCAGGCACCTCGACCGTCTCAACCTCGAGCCGTTGCAATTCCTCATTGAACAGCTCGACATCCTGGGGTCGCTTGACGCGGAAGCCGTAGGAGTTGACGATCGCGTCGTCCTGCTGGGTGAGCACGAGCGAGTGGTGGCCGAGTTCCTGGTACGCGCGGAGGTAGGCCGTGTCCCCCACCCGCTCGACCTCTTCCATGCCCAGGATGTCACGGAAAAACCACAACGATCGTTCGAGGTTCTTAGTGCCCAGGTCAATGGTTCCCGCGTGAGCGAGTTGGGGTCCGGGGTCGTACCGGTCGGAGATGGTCATGCGCCAACCGCCTTGTCGGCATCGCCGCGATCGAGCAGGAAGTCGAGTTGGATTCGGTTGAAGACTTCGGTCTGCTCGTACTGGGGCCAGTGACCGGCGTTCTCGATGACGGCAAGCCGACCGTTCGGAATCAACGAAGCGATGCGACGGCCCTCGTCGACCGGGCCGGACGGATCCTTCGTGGTCCACACAACGAGTGCCGGGACCTTGATCTCGCGCAGGTCATCATCGGTGATCATGTTCCTCTTCCGCGTCTCGAGATCTTGCAAAGCCATGTTCATCTCGCACGCCATCTTCCAGTCAGGCTGTTGGAAGATCTGCTGGCGCGTACGGATGAGGTCATCGGTGACCATCGCGGGATCGGCCATCAACCACTCGAGACGGGCCTTCACACGCTCCCAGCTGGGGTCGTTCGCCGCCTCCATAGACAGTGTGTAGAGGCGCTCCATCACGACTGGGTTGGCCATGGTGCCACCCATGGTATTCAGGACGATCCGCTCGACGCGGTCCGGATACAGCTGCGCGAACTTGGCGGTGACCCAACCTCCGAGGGACTCACCGGAGAAGTAGGCGGTGTCAGCCTCAAGGGTATCGAGAATCGCAGTCACCTGGTCGAGATAATGGGGGATCTCGAGGGGATGTTCCGGCTTGGACGAGTAC from Microbacterium pumilum carries:
- a CDS encoding alpha/beta hydrolase; this translates as MTEHPYTSVWSDLSQVSFSQGFLQSGPYRTRYLHAGEPGKPVLLLAHGITGHAEAYVRNLAAHAEHFDVWAFDFIGHGYSSKPEHPLEIPHYLDQVTAILDTLEADTAYFSGESLGGWVTAKFAQLYPDRVERIVLNTMGGTMANPVVMERLYTLSMEAANDPSWERVKARLEWLMADPAMVTDDLIRTRQQIFQQPDWKMACEMNMALQDLETRKRNMITDDDLREIKVPALVVWTTKDPSGPVDEGRRIASLIPNGRLAVIENAGHWPQYEQTEVFNRIQLDFLLDRGDADKAVGA